The DNA region GCTGACGTCTGCTTCCCCTCACCCGACGGAGGTATTGCCAGTGGCAGAATGGGCCATGCATGATTTTGGGTGGGAGAGGTGACACCTGAAGTATTCGCCTCACATGGTGTTGCAGAGAGGAAGCGGTTGTGCCCGGAGGAACCATCGTCGCCGTTATCATTCTGGTCGTCGTCCTGGTGGCCATTGGATCGACCATCAAGATCATCAGTCAACAACAGATCGGGCTGGTGGAACGGCTCGGAAAGTACCATCGTCGTCTCAATCCCGGACCACACCTCATGCTCCCCTTCATCGACCGAGTCAGGTACACCCTTGACATGCGCGAGCAGGTCGTCCCGTTCCCGCCGCAGGGCGTCATCACCGAGGACAACCTCATGGTCAACATCGACTCGGTGATCTACTTCCAGATCGTCGACCCGGAGCGCGCAGCCTACGAGGCCCAGTCGTACAAGACGGCCATCGAACAGCTGACAATGACCACCTTGCGCAACATCATCGGCGGTATGGACATGGAGGCCGCTCTCACCAGCCGTGAGGAGATCAACCAGAAGCTACGTCTCGTCCTCGACGAGGCCACCGGCAAGTGGGGCATCAAGGTCAATCGCGTTGAGCTGCGTGCCATCGAGCCGCCGCCCACCATTCGCGACGCCATGGAGAAGGGCGCCCGTGCCGAACGCGACAAGCGGGCCTCGATCCTGTTGGCCGAGGGACAGCGGCAGTCACAGATCCTTGCTGCCGGCGGTGACCGGGAGTCGGCCATCCTGCGTGCCCAGGGTGAGCGAGAGGCGGCCGTCCTGCAGGCCCAGGCAGACCGTCAGGCCCAGATGCTGCGTGCCGAGGGCGAGGCCCAGGCCATCACGACCGTGTTCAACGCCATTCATGCCGGACAACCCGATCAAGGGCTGCTGGCCTACCAGTACATGCAGATGTTGCCAGACTTGGCTCACGGCGACTCCAACAAGGTGTGGGTCGTACCATCCGAGCTCACCGATGCCCTGCGCGGGCTGGGCTCGATGGTTGGCCACGGTGAGTCGGAGGAGACGGGGTCGTACCGCCCTGCCGATCCGACGCATTTCCAGCCCCCGGAGAAGATCGACGTCTTTTCCGAGATCGAGGCCCAGAAGGCCGACGAGAAGAAGTCGTCCGACGCCACCGTGCAGAAGGCCATAGACGAGGCGGCCAAACTGGAATCGCCCGGGAACCGTCCCCGCATGACCCGACGTGCTCAACCGCAGCAGGTCGGTCCCGGCAGTGATCGGCAAGGCAGCAACACGCAGCTGACCACGACTCCCGATGAGGGGTTGCCATCTGCTCGCGGTGACGACTTCGCCTCCGCCCACGGCAACTCAGATTCCGGCCACGGCACCAACCATCCTGCTCATGATGACGAATCCGATGAACCTCGGCAGCAGTCCCGGGGCCAGGAGGGTGACGACCCGGAGCAGGGATGAGACGTCGGGGCGTTCCCGGGGGACGTGTCTCCCCGGAAGCCCTGGTCACTGCTGCGAACATGCGGCACGCCGGGCAACGGTGTGACAACTGTGGATCCCCACCGATCGGCGGCTGTCCGTTCGACAGCCCGATCAGCCCCGTGCAGCAAATGAACCCGTCAGTCCCGTGCAGTGACGAATCGCGTCAGCTCTGTGTGCTGACTGCTGCGGCCAAGGACGTCGGGCGCGGGAGGGCGGCGTGGCCAAGGATCACGCCACATGGTTCTGGGCAGCCTCCCACCGGCGTGCGTAACGGCCGGCAAGGCTGCCACAGGCGATGAGCTGAGCCATGTGGAAGATCATGAGCGGTAGGACGATGAGACCGACCGGTTGTCCTGCGAACAGCACGGTGGCCATCGGCAGACCGGTTGCCAAGGACTTCTTGGTGCCGCAGAACTGTACGGCGATCCGATCCTCGCGAGTGAATCCCAGCCAGCCCGGCACCGCCCAGGTGAACCACAGCATGAACCCGAGAACCGCTAGGCACACGACGATCACCGCCGCCAACGACCGTGTGGTCACCAGCGACCACATGTGCTCACGCATTCCCTCCGAGAACGCCGAGTACACGACAACGATGATGACTCCTTGGTCCACGAACTTCAGCTGCTTCTTGTGCTCCGTGACGAAGGCGGCCGTCCACCGGCGGGACAGTTGACCCAGGATGAAGGGAAGCAGCAGTTGGATGGCGACGTCGAGCAGGGACGAGGCCTGGATCTGCAGCCCGCCACTGGTCGACATGAGCAGCATCGCCAGGACTGGCGTGATGAATGTGCCCAGCAGGTTGGACGTCGTGGCGGCGACGATGGCTCCGGCTATGTTGCCGTGGGCGATCGAGGTGAAGTTGATTGACGACTGCACCGTGGAGGGCACCAGACACAGCCACATGACGCCGGTGTAGAGGGCCGGAGTCAGCGCCCAGGGTACGAGGACCCTCAGCGCCAGACCGATGAGGGGAAAGGCGATGAAGGTGAATGCCATGATGAGCCCGTGCATCCGCCAGTTCTTCAGGCCCTCGAGAGTTTCGGAGGGATGCAGGCGTGCGCCGTAGAGGAAGAACAGTGCGAAGACCAGAACCTTCACCGCCCAGTCGAGAACCGGAACCATGAATCCCCGTGCCGGTAACAGGCAGGCGATGACGGCCGTCACCACGATTGCGGTGACGAATCCGTCGATGGGCAGATGGCGCTTGGTGCTCATGGCCGCCACTTTATGGCAGGACGATGGGTGATTTCTGCACCGGAGACCGTCCGGGCCATGTGTGGTGCCCCAGGTGTGGGTAGGTTGTCTGCGTGGCTTGCTTCATTGAGATCAACGATTCATCCGACGAGCGACTGGCCGACTACGTCCAATTGCGCGACGTCAACCTGCGGCGCAGCCTGGAGGTCGAGCATGGACTGTTCATCGCCGAGGGGGCCAAGATCATCCGACGGGCGGGGGAGGCCGGGTACCAGCCACGATCGTTCCTGCTCGCACCGCGCTGGATTGACGGGTTGCGCGACATCCTGGACGCCGTCGACGTGCCGGTCTACGTGGTGAGCGAGGCCCTGGCCGAGCAGATCACCGGATTCCACGTCCATCGTGGGGCTCT from Cutibacterium granulosum includes:
- a CDS encoding SPFH domain-containing protein, whose translation is MVAVIILVVVLVAIGSTIKIISQQQIGLVERLGKYHRRLNPGPHLMLPFIDRVRYTLDMREQVVPFPPQGVITEDNLMVNIDSVIYFQIVDPERAAYEAQSYKTAIEQLTMTTLRNIIGGMDMEAALTSREEINQKLRLVLDEATGKWGIKVNRVELRAIEPPPTIRDAMEKGARAERDKRASILLAEGQRQSQILAAGGDRESAILRAQGEREAAVLQAQADRQAQMLRAEGEAQAITTVFNAIHAGQPDQGLLAYQYMQMLPDLAHGDSNKVWVVPSELTDALRGLGSMVGHGESEETGSYRPADPTHFQPPEKIDVFSEIEAQKADEKKSSDATVQKAIDEAAKLESPGNRPRMTRRAQPQQVGPGSDRQGSNTQLTTTPDEGLPSARGDDFASAHGNSDSGHGTNHPAHDDESDEPRQQSRGQEGDDPEQG
- a CDS encoding bile acid:sodium symporter family protein, which codes for MSTKRHLPIDGFVTAIVVTAVIACLLPARGFMVPVLDWAVKVLVFALFFLYGARLHPSETLEGLKNWRMHGLIMAFTFIAFPLIGLALRVLVPWALTPALYTGVMWLCLVPSTVQSSINFTSIAHGNIAGAIVAATTSNLLGTFITPVLAMLLMSTSGGLQIQASSLLDVAIQLLLPFILGQLSRRWTAAFVTEHKKQLKFVDQGVIIVVVYSAFSEGMREHMWSLVTTRSLAAVIVVCLAVLGFMLWFTWAVPGWLGFTREDRIAVQFCGTKKSLATGLPMATVLFAGQPVGLIVLPLMIFHMAQLIACGSLAGRYARRWEAAQNHVA